The following are encoded together in the Cryptomeria japonica unplaced genomic scaffold, Sugi_1.0 HiC_scaffold_226, whole genome shotgun sequence genome:
- the LOC131043426 gene encoding endoglucanase 16-like has protein sequence MAKAMEALLSVVLLLFCCGGQVVRGEFDYRAALSKSILFLEAQRSGKLPQSQRVKWRGDSGLTDGHLQNVDLVGGYYDAGDNVKYGLPMAFTITTLAWGTLDYGKELKAAGEIQNARDAIRWGTDYFLKAGATPDQLWVQVGDPQADHNCWERPEDMDTPRSLYKIDKDTPGSEIAAETAAALAASSIVFRFTNPRYSHLLLQRSQSLFSFADRFKGTYGGECPFYCSVSGYNDELLWAASWLYRATKSPYYSNYIIQHDDLKAYVNEFNWDLKYAGIQVLLTDLYFQGEAQFSAYRSHAERFVCSLLPGSPIRSVKTTPGGLLYVRDGANTQYVTSAAFLLARYSDLLSAKKQTLSCGNTLFKPSDVMGFAKLQIDYLLGRNPLGISYMVGYGSKNPRQPHHRGASVVSIHQQPTKIKCIEGFMNWFHKDSSNPNTLIGAIVGGPDKYDRFVDLRTKSSMLEPTTYINSPLVGVLAKLYRMTRKTNRQF, from the exons ATGGCCAAGGCAATGGAAGCGCTTTTGTCAGTGGTCTTGTTGCTGTTTTGTTGTGGAGGGCAGGTGGTTCGTGGAGAATTCGATTACAGAGCAGCCCTGTCGAAGTCTATTCTCTTCCTGGAGGCCCAACGATCTGGTAAACTCCCACAATCTCAGCGAGTAAAGTGGAGAGGAGATTCTGGCCTCACAGATGGGCACTTGCAAAAC GTTGATTTAGTTGGGGGTTACTACGATGCAGGCGATAATGTGAAATATGGGCTTCCCATGGCATTCACTATCACCACACTCGCTTGGGGCACACTGGATTATGGGAAAGAGTTGAAAGCTGCAGGAGAGATTCAGAATGCAAGGGACGCTATTAGATGGGGAACTGACTACTTTCTCAAGGCTGGTGCAACTCCAGATCAATTATGGGTTCAG GTGGGTGATCCCCAGGCAGACCATAATTGTTGGGAGCGTCCAGAAGATATGGACACTCCTCGATCTCTTTACAAGATCGATAAAGACACCCCTGGATCAGAAATTGCAGCAGAAACGGCCGCAGCCTTGGCTGCCTCCTCCATTGTTTTCAGATTCACAAACCCTCGTTACTCACACCTTCTCCTCCAACGTTCTCAATCG CTCTTCAGTTTTGCCGATCGATTCAAGGGCACCTACGGAGGAGAGTGTCCATTTTATTGCTCTGTTTCAGGCTACAAT GACGAGCTTCTCTGGGCTGCATCTTGGCTATACAGAGCTACGAAATCCCCATATTATTCCAACTATATTATCCAGCACGACGATCTAAAGGCATATGTTAATGAAttcaactgggacctcaaatatgCTGGAATTCAAGTGCTTCTAACAGAC TTATATTTCCAAGGGGAAGCTCAATTCTCAGCCTATAGAAGTCATGCAGAACGCTTTGTGTGTTCACTTCTTCCTGGCAGTCCCATTCGTTCTGTTAAAACCACCCCAG GAGGTTTGCTGTATGTTAGAGATGGCGCCAACACTCAGTATGTTACCAGTGCTGCTTTTTTGCTGGCAAGATACAGTGATTTACTATCAGCTAAGAAGCAAACATTGTCATGCGGCAACACTCTCTTTAAACCCAGCGACGTTATGGGCTTCGCAAAGCTACAA ATTGATTATTTATTGGGAAGGAATCCTCTCGGCATTTCATATATGGTAGGATACGGTTCCAAAAACCCAAGGCAACCACATCACAGAGGAGCATCTGTAGTTTCCATTCATCAACAACCAacgaagatcaaatgcattgaaggtTTCATGAACTGGTTTCACAAAGATTCTTCCAATCCAAACACATTAATTGGGGCAATAGTGGGGGGACCAGATAAATATGACCGTTTTGTAGACCTCAGGACCAAATCTAGCATGCTTGAACCTACAACGTACATAAATTCTCCTCTCGTGGGTGTTCTTGCAAAATTGTATAGAATGACACGCAAAACTAACAGGCAGTTTTGA